The following DNA comes from Cryobacterium psychrophilum.
CGGATGCGAACCGGGGCGCACGGATACCGCCGTTGACGTTGAGCGCTGGATACGTGTTCGATTCCTTCGACGACGGGGCCGCACGGTTCTCCGGCGATTCCCGTGAGCCCATTTACTCCCGCCAGGGCAATCCCACGAACGCCGTGGCCGAGGCCCGCCTCGCCTCCCTCGAGGGCGGAACGGCGGCCGTTGTCGTGTCCTCCGGACAGGCGGCCATCACGGCGGCCTTGTTCGCCCTCGCGGAGTCGGGTGAACACATCGTCTCGACCGCGAGCATCTACGGCGGCACCCGCATCCTGTTTGGCCGAAGCTTTCGCCGCTTCGGCGTGGAGGTCGACTATGTCTGGGACACCGATAGCGACGCGGCCTGGGACGCGGTCATCCGTCCGACCACGAAGGCGATCTTCACGGAGACCATTCCGAATCCGCGCAATGACGTGGTCGACATTGCGCGGATCAAAGCAGTCGCCCGCCGTCACGGTATCCCGCTCGTTGTCGACAACACCGTTGCCACGCCCTACCTGATTCGGCCGTTCGAGCACGGCGCCGACATTGTCGTGCATTCCACGACCAAGTTCTTGAGCGGCCACGGTGCCGGCGTCTCCGGCGCGGTAATCGACGGGGGCACCTTCGACTGGGCCGGAAGCACCCGCAGCTACCCGCTGCTGACCGATTCGCTGCGACCGGGCTCACCCTCGCTGCTCGACCGCTTCGGCCCGGCCGCCTACGCGCAGTATGTGCGTGAGGCCGTGGTCAACGACATCGGACCTTCGCTCTCCCCCTTCAACGGATTCCTGCTGCACCAGGGCATTGAGACTCTCTCGCTTCGGATGGAGCGCCACGTCGACAACGCGATAGCCATCGCCCACTGGCTTGAGGAACAGCCGGAGGTGCAGGCTGTGGACTATGCCGGGCTCGCCAGCAGCCCCCTTCGCGAGCTGGCGCAACGCTATTACGGCGGGCGAACCGGGTCGGTCTTCGCCGTCACGGTGACGGGCGGCACCCAGGGCGCCCGCGCCTTCTCCAACGGGCTGCGCATTTTCAGTCGCATGACGGGGATCGGGGACACCCGGTCGATGGTGCTGCATCCCCTCACCACGACGCACGCGTCGTTCGCCCCCGACCTCAACGCCCGGTTGGGCATCACCGCCGGAATGCTGCGGCTGTCGGTGGGGATCGAATCGGTCGACGATCTGATCGCTGATCTACGGGACGGTCTGGACCGGGTCGCCGCGGTACGCTGATCGCGCGTCGCCAGGCTCCTCCCGGCAGCCCGGTCACCGGCCAACCGGTTTCGAAGTGTGCACCCGCGTTGTCTCGCACCGCGCCGGGATCCGCGCACGCATTGGCGAGCAGCGCATCGGCTTCCACGGGCCGAGCACCATCGAGATCGAACAGCCAGACGCGTGTGGTCGTCAAGGGCACGTCCGTTGAATCGGGGAGAGCCCCATCCTGCGCCTGTCCCTCCGGCGCAGATCGGTCGTGCAGACCTGTACGACCACCGTTGTGCCGGAGAGGATGGCAAGCTGAACGGCCGCTTCATTGGCGATCCGCAGGTTTCCCGATGCGTCCAGGTCTATCTCAACATTGATCCGGGCCATGTGCCAGCCGCCACAGGACACGACGGCACGGCTGATGGACTCTGCTGATGGATTCTGCTGGCAGCAGACCGCGGCTCCAGAGTCGCACATTCCGCTCAGGATCTTCCCTGACAGCGGCGCGATCCGGAAGACCGAGCGACCGAGACAGGTGTTCAACGCCCTGAACAGCGCGGCTCACGAGCCGACCGAGCCTCCGGCCCGGTCGGACTCGCCCACCAACGACCCCCGCGTGCACCATTGCCGTCGGTATCTGAGACACGCGACGTTTATCGGGCACTGCCATCCGTTGCTTCCTCCCCCAAAGGTTCACGTTAGACATGCCTATCCTAGGCCCCCGGAAGGCCGACGACGCAACACCCGGTCGGATGGAGCGGTCCCGTTGAATCCGGTCACGCCGGGTTTCGCAATCCGCCCAGGGGTCAGGGGTCAGCGCCACACAGTGCACCAGGGGCCTCTTGCCGCGTGCCCAAGCACGTTAGACGGCGGTTCCCCCAGCGATCGTGTAGGACCACAGCTCGCTGCTCACACCAACGGGGCGGGCGACCGGTTCGCCTTCTGTGGGCTTCTCACTGCGATGGCCGTGTCCGAAGGCGGGCGATGAAACCCAGGCCTGGAAGGACTCCTCATCGGCCCAGCGGGTGAGGACAAGCCAGGTGTTGCGGTCGTCGGTGGGCTTGAGCAGCTCAAAACCTTCAAATCCGGGTCGATCGTCAACGGCACCGGCCCTCGCCGCGAATCTGTGGGCCAGTTCGTCGCCACTGCCATCGGCCACGGTGATCGCGTTGATCTTGATGATCGTCATAGGGCTGCTGCTTTCTGTCGGGGTTCGAGTGTGCCTCCCATGGTGGCAGCCCGTGCTGCGAATCCCCCACACACGATTTGAGCCTGTGCTCTCACAGGTTGCCATCTCTAAACTGGAGTGACCATGCGACTCCTTCTCATCCGCCACGGCCAGACACCCTCCAACGTTCTCGGACTGCTCGACACCGCGCATCCCGGCCCCGGACTCACCGCAGTCGGTACTGCTCAGGCCGCTGCCGTTCCCGGATCCCTGCGAGTCCATTCGACGGAGGCCATCTTCGCGTCAACCCTCATTCGCACGCAGCTCACTGCCGCTCCGCTCGCCGCAGCGCGCGACCTCCCCGTACAGGTGTTGCCGGGTCTGCACGAGATCGAGGCTGGCGCGCTTGAGGGGCTCAGCGATCGCGATTCCGTTCGCAAATACATGGAAACCGTCTTCGCCTGGGTGCATGGTGACCTGAGCGCCGCCATGCCCGGGGCAGCCAACGGGCAAGTCTTCCTCGACCGTTTCGACGCCGATATCGCCCATATTGCCGCCACTACGCAAACCGCAGTGGTCTTCAGCCACGGCGCGTCGATCCGCCTGTGGACGGCCATGCGCGCCATCAACGTTCCCCCGATGTTCACGGCGCACAACGATCTCGACAACACGGGGATCGCGGAACTGACAGGTTCCCCCGAAGACGGCTGGACCCTACAATCATATGCCGGACAGCCGTTCGGTGGCAGCGGGTTGGCCGACCCGGCGGCCTCCGACCCGATGGGCCATGCCGTCGACAGCGTTTAGGTCTCCCCCCGAGTCTCCCGGCGAGCGGGAACCCAGCTCTACGCCCTGGTGCCCCTGGCCCGCGGCACCTTCGGCCGCACCAGGGCATGGCTGGCATGGATGAGTTGCTCCACGAGTTCGACGTCCACATGGCCGTCGAGCACAATCGTGATCCAGTGCTTCTTGTTGAGGTGGTACCCCGGAGCGATCTGGCCGGGAAACTCCTCCCGCAGGGCGCGGCTCTCCTCAGGATCGCATTTGAGCGACACCGTGAGCGGATCTTCAGCCAGGGCGGAGAGCGCGAAGATCTTTCCGTTTCCGGTGGTCTTGAAAACACTCGTCTCCGGGCCGAAAGGAAAGGTTTCCTCCGACTGGGGCAGGCTCAGGCAGAATTCAACGAGGTCATCCGGACTCATGCCATAAATGTTACGCCCCGGCGCCGCGGCACCTGCGGTCCCGAGGAACACACCGTCGCGCGATGCGCACGGGCGATGTTCCCGGGCCGAGGGCAGCGGATGCCGTTACACCAGGGAACCGGCCATTGCCTCAGCGGTGAGCGCCACCGAGCGCAGACGGGCGTCAATCTGGGTGGACGGGTGCGCGAGGATGAGTTCGTCGGCCTGGGTGGACGCGGCGAAGTCCTTGAGGAAGGCACGCACCTCAACCGGCGATCCGACCGCGGAGTAGCGCATCATGTTGGCCAGCTGGGCGCCCTGGGTGGTCGTCAGGAAGGCGTCGATCTGCTCGTCCGTGTAGTCAGGCGTCGCGGGTCCGCGCGAGATCATGCCGCGCACGCGGCGGCGACGGACTGTCTCGAACTGCTGCACGGCATCCGCCGACTCGTCGGCGGCGATCACATTGGCCGCCACGATCACATGCGGCGCGGCGAGCTGCGCCGAGGGGGTGAAAGCACGGCGGTAGGTGGCGACGGCCTCGTACAGGGAGTCGGGCGCGAAGTGGGAGGCAAACGCGTAGGGAAGGCCGAGGGCCGCGGCCAGTTGCGCGCCGAACAGCGAGGACCCGAGAATATACAGCGGCACGTTGGTTCCGGCGCCTGGGATCGCCTGCACGCCAGGCACGATCGACTCGCCGCGCAGGTATGCCTGGAGCTCCGTGACGTCCTGGGGGAATTGGTCGCTCGCCCGCGGGTCGCGCCGCATGGCCCTGGCCGTGGTCTGGTCACTCCCCGGTGCTCGGCCGAGTCCGAGGTCGATGCGGCAGGGGTAGAGCTCGGCCAGGGTGCCGAACTGCTCGGCAATCACCAGCGGCGAGTGGTTGGGCAGCATGATGCCGCCGGCACCCAGGCGGATGCTCTCCGTATGCCCCGCAACATGGCCGATCAGGATGCCCGTGGCCGACGATGCGATTGTGGGCATGTTGTGGTGTTCGGCGTACCAGACGCGCGTGTATCCGTGCTTCTCGGCGGTTTGCGCGAGCGCGACACTCCCCGAAAAACTCTCCCGGATCGTGTGCCCTGGAGTGATGGGTGCGAGGTCAAGAATGGATAGCGGAATCGTCATGCTGGGTTCAACCGCTTTCATCCTCGAATCGTTACCAAGACGTCCAGAGAAATGTGGCGGCGTGAGTGGCGGGGGGTATCGTTCGGGTACACGACACAGTCGCTGAGCGCACAACCGCTGAGCGCACAACCGCGGAGGAACCCATGAAGGCCAGGAAGCAGTGGAGCGATCTCAGCTCGGAGCAGTGGAGCGATCTCAGCTCGGAGCAGCGGATCGGTATCAAACTTGCCGGCGTGCTGCAGTTCGCTCTGGCCGCCGCGGCGTGGTTCGATCTGGCCATGCGTCCGGCGAGAAAGGTTCGGGGCAAGAAATCGCTGTGGGCCATAGTCATCGGCCTGAATTTCGTCGGCCCGATAGCGTACTTTCTGCGGGGTCGTCAGTAAGTCTCGCTGGCAGCGACGGTGCCTCTATACACTCAGCACGTGCCCCGACTCGTCGTTGTTCTTCCGCTCTCGCCCTTGCAGGTGGGCGATCAATTCCCCGTGAACGAATGGCCCCTGCACATCACCGTGCTCGCCCCGTTTCGAACGGATGCCGCACCCGGGCACGTGGCAGCGCTCATTGCCGCAGCGGCATCTGCTGAACCGGCAATCCCAGCCGTCGTGGGTCGCAAGCAGATGTTCGGCCGCCGTCACGACGTGCCGGTCTCTGTCATGGTGGAGAACGAGGCTCTCACACGATTGCACGAACAGCTCGTGGCGGCCGTTGGGCCGTTGGGCGAATCGCCCCAAGAACCGGCCTTCACCGGAGCCGAGTTCACACCGCACATCACGTTTAAGAACCACGGTCGTATGCACGCCGGAGATACCGTCCTTCTGGAGCAGATTGCGGTCGTGGACATGGCGCCGCGGTCGGCCGCCGGCGGGCGCACGGTGCTGGCAACAGTGGTTTTGTCGGGGTCGACCCGCGGCGACCACGAGGCCTGAAGAGGATCGGCGCCCCGCACGCGCCGCTGTACAGTACGCTCGGAGCCAATCCCCGGCATATGCCCCCGTTTGGGTTACGCGAAGCGGATAACCGTTACGTCAACAATCCCCACGTATATGTGCTCTGCAGTGAGCCGCTCGACATGGACCTTTCCCGGCGCCTTCGTCGTGGCGACCAGCGGGGAATGGCAGCCGACGACCACGCTCCACCCGCATTCCTCATCGAGAAAGCCTCCTCATGATCCTCGCCATTGAACTCTTCGTCCTCGCCAGTCTGTGGGTGTCCGCCATTCTCTGTCTGCCCTCCGCGCTGCGTGGGAAAAGGCTGCTGGTGTTCTGGTTCCTGTTCGCGTTCGCCGTGACCATGACGCCGCAGCCGCTGCCGATCTACCTCGCCGTTGATTCCCTGCTGGGAGGGATCAACACGACAAGCTTCATTTTTCACGCCACGGCCATCATCACCATTGCTTTGATCGATACTCTCGTGCAGAGCGCCACGTCGAAGGACGGCCTGTCCCGGCGCCGCAATCTCATCTCGGCTTCCGTGACCACGGGAATCATCGCGCTGCAGGCCGTGCTTTTTTTCGGAGGCGAGTGGCGGTTCAATACCGTTCGTGAGGCCCTCCCCCAGGTCGATTTCATCCTGTACTCATCAACCACCTGGCTCGCTCTCGGGTTCTTCTCTGTCTCCGTCGCCGCCGCCTGCCTCCGCGACATTGCGCAGCAGACCCGAACCATCACCAAAGTATCGCTGTCCTTCATCGCCCTCGGCTGCCTTGGCGTGCTGGTCTTCGCGGTGGTGAGCCTCACCGGTGCGGGCCTCGGATTCGCCAACCACGAGAGCACGTTTTCTCAAGATGCCCACGGGCTCTACCTCGCGTCGTTGTTCATGGCGCCCCTGAGCCTGGCCATCGGCGCCGGCCTCACCTCCGCCGTGGATGGAATCATCACCCTGGGGCGAAACGCGCGGTCTCGTTCCCTGCTCCTGCGCCTCACGCCGCTGTGGATCGGTCTTATGGCCGACACTCCCGAACTCTCGTTGGATTCCGCAAACTCACGGGCCGCAAGCTTGTTCGGGAAAGACCCAACGCCTCGCCTGTACCGGCGCTATGTCGAGGTTCGGGACAGTCTGCTGGTTCATCCGCAGCAGATCACGGCACGCAATGAACAGATTCTGCGCGCGGCGGAGAATCACATTGCCGCGCAGTCCTCCACGTCACCGTCCCGCGCGGTGCCGGCGTCCTAAGCTGGACCCGCACCGGGCAACCGGAGCACTCACCAGAGGAGCTGTCGCCGTGAGCGAGCCGATCGTGCACCAGTTTTCGCTCGCGCAGCTCGTCGAGAAGGCTCGGACCCTCGCCGTGCCGGGTGAACGACACATTCTCGGTATCACCGGTGCGCCGGGAACCGGCAAGTCCACGGTGGCCGCGCTCGTGGTCGAGGCTCTCGGACCGGACCTCGCAACGCTCGTGCCGATGGATGGGTTCCATCTCTCGAATGCCGTGCTGGAGGACCTCGGTCGGCGCGGCCACAAGGGCGCTCACGACACCTTCGATGACTTTGGTTATGCCGTGCTGTTGCGGCTCTTGCGCCATCAAATCGGAACGCCCCGATCCCATACCGGCCTGCCCATCTATGCGCCAGAGTTCCGCCGCGACCTTGAGGAATCCGTGGGCTCGGCGATCCCCATTTCCGCCGCTACTCCGCTCATCGTCACCGAGGGGAATTATCTGCTCCTGGAGCGCAATTCCTGGCCGGATGCACGTCAAATGATGGATGAAGTCTGGTTTCTCGACCTCGCGGACGAAACTCGACGGGAACGCCTCATTCTGCGGCACGAGACGGTCGGCAAGACGCATGCCGAGGCCGAACTCTGGGCCTGGGGTTCCGACCAACGCAACGCCGCCCTGATTGAGTCCACGCGAGATCGAGCCGACTTCGTCGTGCGGCTGGTCTAGCCCTTCACGGGTAGGCGACTCTGCACCAATGCGGGCGGAACCAATGCGGTCGGGCCCTACAACGTCGGCTCGTCGCGGCGGTCTCGCTGAGCAGGGCGCCCCGTCATCCGTTCGATCTCCGCGTCCACGTCAGACTCGGTGTGGTAGCGCCGCCCGGGTCCGTAGGCGTCCAACCCGATGAAGAGCGCCGCCACTCCCATGCCAAAGATCGCCCAGACGGGCCAGAAATAGGCATCGGGAGTCGTGATGAACCAGATAACCGTCAACATGATTGACACGGCACCCCATACGCCGATGTAGGTCCAGAAGCTCGACCTGGCTTTGAGCCGTTTTCTCGCTTGTCTTCTCAGTTCCTCATGCTCATTCATGGCCATCACCATACGCGCGAAACGCGTGCCTGCCTACGGGAGAAAGTCCCGGCTCCGACCCCTTTCGAAAGGCCAAAATTCGGGTGATGTGGCTGCCGAGGATGAGGGTGTGCATCTCGTCGGTGCCCTCCTGGGTGCGCACCGCTTCAAGGTTGTTGGCATGCCGAAGCGGCGAATAGTCGAGCGTGATTCGGGTGCCGCCCAGAAGGGCGCGGGCCTTCCGGTAGATGTCGACGGCTTCCCGAAGGTTGTTGAGCGCGCCGGCATCCTTCAACCGGTTGATTTGGTGCGCCGCACGCGGCTTACCTGACAGCATGCGTTCCAGGGAATACGCGAGGTCCACCTCATGGTTGTCCCTCGCCGCGCTCTTTTCGGCCACGATCTCCACGGGGAAATGCGTTCGCTCGTGCCTGTCGGTGATCTGCGGCCGACGACGCTCCTTTAGCGGGCAGGTGCCCGGAGTGTCTGCCGCACGGTTGCGGCGCCCGATTCGAATGCGAACGTCACGACAACGTTTGCCGGTCCTCTCAACGTGAAGCGTGACAGGACCGTAAAGGCGAGGGCCTCTCCCGGTGCGAGCGTTCGTGGTGCTCCGTCGGCGACCGAGATTCGTCGCTGGTCCAGGTCGGTGTAGCCGGTCAGTGCCACGTCGTAAGCCGTTGCTGTTCCCGCGTTGATCAGCATCCACTGTCCGTCGGCAACGGACTCTATCGCCCAGGCCACCTCGGCGTTTGCCGGAATGAGTGCGGCCTGCCTGAGACGCCCGGGGCGCCGCGGTGCGGCAGTGACCGCGGCCAGTGCCGCGCGATTCTGGGCGTCGAGGGCTCGCCGGTTGTTCAGCAGGGTAAGGAAGCCAAAGATGGCGGCGACGATCACCGTGAGGAACGATGCGGCCACGCCCCACCACTCCGCCTGCAGGCTGCTCAGCGCAATTTGCTCCGGAGTCATGATCGCAGCGTAGCGGAGCCATTGCCCTCTGGCCCGGGGCTTGTCAGACTGACAGCATGATGTGGTCGGGAGTGTTTGCAAGATCCGGTGCACGAGATGCCTGACAACACGCTGATCCTGCTTCGGCATGCCAAATCAGACTGGTCGGGTCTTGAGGCCGACCTCGATCGGCCGTTGAATGATCGCGGCAGACAGCAGGCGCCGCTCGTGGGCAGGTGGCTGGGGCACCATGTCGCTCGCATTGATCTGGCCGTGGTCTCCCCCGCGATCCGGGCGCAGAGCACGTGGAGCCTCACGGCTGGCGAACTCGACGTGACACCGTCCAGAGTGACCGACGACCGACTGTATGCCGCTTCGAGCATGCAGCTTCTCGCCGTGGTGCGCGAGCTTCCCAGCATGGCGCACACGGTGGTGCTCGTGGGACATAATCCCGGGATCGAAGACCTGGTTGCTGTTGCCACGGGCGAGTGGGTGCACATGAATACTTCTGCGGTGGCCGTCATCCGTTTCGAGGGGGTGTGGGCAACGGCCGGTGACATGGCGGCGTCGCTGACCGTGTTCGGCCGGCCACCGAGGGAGATTCGGCACTGACCGGCTCCCGGCAGCGTGGCGGCCTGGCCCCGCTTTTCACGGTCACAGAGTGGGCAGGACCTGCTCTCGCACCTGTTTGCGCAGGATCTTGCCGAGCATCGAGCGCGGTGTTTCGGTCATCTGCACGATCCGGCGTGGAATCTTGTACGCCGCGAGGTGTTCCCGGCAATGGTCGCGCAGCGCGTCTTCGTTGAGTGTGGCGCCCGGTGCGAGTTCAACGGCGGCGACCACCAGCTCTCCGCCGCGTTCGAGCGGTTTGCCGAACACGGCGGCGTCGACAACTGAGGGGTGCAGGCGCAGGACGGATTCCACCTCGGAGGGTGAGATGTTGAACCCGCCGGTGATGATGAGCTCCTTGGCACGATCCACGATGGTCGTGAAACCGTCGGCGTCGACGGTGACGATGTCGCCCGTGCGCAGCCACCCCCCGGGCAGTAGGGCTTTCTGGGTCTCGTCCGGGTTGTTCCAGTAGCCCTGGAACACCTGTGGTCCCTTGAGGAGCAACTCCCCAGGCTGCCCCTGCTCCACATCGAGTTTCGGGTCGTCGAGGTCGACAACCCGCATGAGTGTCGACGGGAATGGTACGCCAATCGTTCCGGCGCGACGCGTCGGATAAAACGGGTTGCCGAGGGCGACCGGGGAAGATTCGGTCATGCCGTACCCCTCCACGAGAAGCCCGCCGGAGACCGATTCCCACAGCTCCACGACATGGTCGGGCAGGTTCATTGCGCCCGAAATGCAGTACTTGCACGAGCGGAGGGAGATCCCCTTCTCTTTGGCAGCCTGGGCGGTGCGCTCGTAGATGGGTGGGACGGCGCAGTACACCGTGGCGGGTGACTTCTTCATGGCGTCGAGGATCAGCCCCGGCTCGAATTTGGGGAAGAGCACGAGCAAACCCTGTTTGCGGATGCCAAAAGTGAGGTAGAGCGTCATGCCGAAGGCGTGGAACATGGGCAGGATCGCGTAGAAGATCTCCTTGCGGTACTCGGCTCCGTGCATCCACGCCTCGCCCTGCAAGGCATTGGAGTAGAGATTGAAGTGGGTGAGCATGGCGCCTTTGGGCCTGCCGGTCGTACCGGAGGTGTACTGGATGGCGGCGAGATCCTCGACGGACGGGCGCGGGTGCTCCGGGTCGATCGACCCGTGGCTGAGCAGCTCTTTCCACGGGATGGTTCCCGGAGCGGGTCCGGTCATCGCCTCTCGTGATTCCCTCAGGCTCTTCGCGGGAAGGTGCAGGGCGAGCCGTTTCACGGTGGGGAACGCGGACAGCAGGTTCACCGACACGATGTGGTCGATCTCGATGTCGTCGGGGAAGGCTCGCAGGGAGGAGACGGACTTGTCCCATGCAATCACGATGCGCGCCTGGTGGTCTTCAAACTGGTGCCGCAACTCACGGGAGGTGTATAGCGGGTTGTGCTCGACGACGACGGCGCCGAGGCGCAGCACGGCGTAGAACGCGACGACGTGTTGCGGGCAGTTGGGCAGCAGCACGGCTACGCGGTCTCCCGCTCGCACACCGAGCTTCCGCAGGCCCTCGGCCGCGCGGTCGATCTGATCGCCGAGCTCGGTATACGTTGTGCGGCGCCCGAAGAACTCGAGTGCGGGATGGTCACTGGCCTCGGCCACGGAGCGTTCGAGCATCGCCACGAGGGACTCGGTGGGGAGGTCGATCTCGGCCGGCACACCCGGTTGGTAGTTCGTGACCCAGGGTTGCTGCTCAGTGTTAGGCATATGTCTATCCTGCCCGAACCGTGCGGTCGCAGCGTGCGGTCGCAGCGTGCGGTCGCAGCGTGCGGCGGCGTGAGACGTGGATGCCACTACAGCGGCGATGGTGGTGGTGCGAGCGGCCCGTACGTGCCGGACGTGCGTGCCGAAGATGCCGTGCGTGCCGAGCAGCGACTGCTGATGCCCGTGAGGGCTGCGAGGGCTGCGAGGGCTGCGGTGAGGCTGGCGGCGCCGATGGGGAGAACCGAGCCGGGTGATGTCGTGCGTGAGGCGCGATCCGGTTCGTCGTGCAGAGCATGGCGGTGCCCGTCGTGCCCACTATGGCGGCGGGGTGGTGCGACGGTGCGACGGTGCGACGGTCAGCCTGTGCGGGATGCGCCGACCGGTGGGGAGGTGTCGTCGTTTGATCCGTATTCGTTGAGGATGAGAGCGTTCTTGCTCGGCATTGCGATGCGACGTTGTTGGCCATCGACGTCTGGTGGTGGCCGGAGCCAGTATTGGCCGCCGTTGCAGAAGATCTGCCAGCCGTTGTTGTGCAGGAGCAGGTGATGGAATTTGCAGAGGCTGATACCATCGGCGATATCGGTCTTGCCGTTGTGGGCTTTCCAATGATTGATGTGGTGGGCCTCGGTCCAGGAGGCTGGCCGAGTGCAGTCGGGCCACCGGCAGCCGCCATCCCTGACAGCGAGACCCAGTCGTTGGCGAAGGGTGAAGAGACGGGAGTCGCGTCCCACGTTCACGCACTGCCCATCGTCGGAAAACATCACCCCCACGGTTCCGGTGTCGCAGAGATTGCGGTCAATGGACTCCCACGAGATAGAGGCGGGGTTTCCCTCTAATTGCCCGAAGCCGCTGCCGTCGGTGAGGGTCTTCTGCGTGACCATGACGCGCACGGCGGGGCGGCGACCGCCGAACACGCGGGCGGCCAGGCGTCCCTTGGGATGGCCCTGGCCGAGTTGGTAGTCGCGTGGGTCTGCGCTTTCAGCTTCACCGGCCAGGCGGAGCATTTGCACGAGGGCATCGGCGGCGATCTGGTCGAGCGTCCGAGGGTCTTTCAGGAGGGCGTCGGCCCAGGACGCTTGCTCCGGGTCGACGAATCGCACTCCGGTGCGGCGGGGACTGGTCGCTGTTTCGTAGGCGGACAGCACGAACTCGCCCTCTTCGGGAGCGAGAAGGGCGCTGCTGCGCACCATGCCGTCCCGTTGGCGCCAGACCCTCCAATATCGCTGGTCGCGGGCGGCTTTTTCGCCGGCGGCGATGCTGGCCTCGTTAAGGCGGTCGCGCAGGCGTCGTGCCCGTTTGAACAGTTGATCGGCGTTAAGCGCTTCGGCCTCGTGAAGCAAGAGCTCAAGCGCTTCACCGAGTTTCTCGGCGGTGATGGCGGTATCAATGTTGCCGAGGCCTTTGCGGATGCCATCGGCCTTGGCGATGGAGAGCATCCCGCTGCTGACGGCGTGGCCGATTGGAGCCTGCCACGGGACTGTGACCAACGCGCGGCCGGGATCAGGGTTGTCGATGGCATCCTGCACGAGTTTGTCTACCGCCTCGGTCTCGGCTAGCAGTGTGCCCACCGAAATCAACGTGGTGGCCTCGCCGCGGGTGGATCCGGTAACCTGCTGGATCATGTCTTCTGGGTTCACGAATCCCCGCTTCGCGGCCAGCCCGGAGTGTCCGAGTTCGGGGCGGGACCGCCGCGCGATGCTCGCGGCCATCCAGGCGGCCCGCGTGTCGAGCAGGCGGCGGGCGTCGGCGATGAGTCGCTGACCTGCGATCGCCGCAGCGTCGGTCAGCACTTCGTACGCGGCGCTCGAGCAACCCAGTGCATTCACCGCGGTGATCGCCCGAGCGAGCTCGCTCCCCACATCGCCGGTCGTTGCCGAGGCTGGCGCGACGGGCGGCACGATGGGCATCGCGGGACGCGCCGCGGAGGGTGCCGCTGGTCGGGTGAACGATCGGCCCGATTCCTCGGCGGCGACCACGGCACCGGCGCTCAGGACGCGGACGGAACGGCGGCGCGGCCCCACGGCCAGCGCCGGGCTGAGGCTTCGGGTCGGGACTCCCGAGCGATCACCCATCACGTCAGCCACAGCATCCGCTGCCTGCCCGACTCTTATGGTGCCGCTGAGA
Coding sequences within:
- a CDS encoding 2TM domain-containing protein yields the protein MNEHEELRRQARKRLKARSSFWTYIGVWGAVSIMLTVIWFITTPDAYFWPVWAIFGMGVAALFIGLDAYGPGRRYHTESDVDAEIERMTGRPAQRDRRDEPTL
- a CDS encoding SixA phosphatase family protein, coding for MPDNTLILLRHAKSDWSGLEADLDRPLNDRGRQQAPLVGRWLGHHVARIDLAVVSPAIRAQSTWSLTAGELDVTPSRVTDDRLYAASSMQLLAVVRELPSMAHTVVLVGHNPGIEDLVAVATGEWVHMNTSAVAVIRFEGVWATAGDMAASLTVFGRPPREIRH
- a CDS encoding long-chain-fatty-acid--CoA ligase; its protein translation is MPNTEQQPWVTNYQPGVPAEIDLPTESLVAMLERSVAEASDHPALEFFGRRTTYTELGDQIDRAAEGLRKLGVRAGDRVAVLLPNCPQHVVAFYAVLRLGAVVVEHNPLYTSRELRHQFEDHQARIVIAWDKSVSSLRAFPDDIEIDHIVSVNLLSAFPTVKRLALHLPAKSLRESREAMTGPAPGTIPWKELLSHGSIDPEHPRPSVEDLAAIQYTSGTTGRPKGAMLTHFNLYSNALQGEAWMHGAEYRKEIFYAILPMFHAFGMTLYLTFGIRKQGLLVLFPKFEPGLILDAMKKSPATVYCAVPPIYERTAQAAKEKGISLRSCKYCISGAMNLPDHVVELWESVSGGLLVEGYGMTESSPVALGNPFYPTRRAGTIGVPFPSTLMRVVDLDDPKLDVEQGQPGELLLKGPQVFQGYWNNPDETQKALLPGGWLRTGDIVTVDADGFTTIVDRAKELIITGGFNISPSEVESVLRLHPSVVDAAVFGKPLERGGELVVAAVELAPGATLNEDALRDHCREHLAAYKIPRRIVQMTETPRSMLGKILRKQVREQVLPTL
- a CDS encoding HNH endonuclease signature motif containing protein — translated: MEGLSGTIRVGQAADAVADVMGDRSGVPTRSLSPALAVGPRRRSVRVLSAGAVVAAEESGRSFTRPAAPSAARPAMPIVPPVAPASATTGDVGSELARAITAVNALGCSSAAYEVLTDAAAIAGQRLIADARRLLDTRAAWMAASIARRSRPELGHSGLAAKRGFVNPEDMIQQVTGSTRGEATTLISVGTLLAETEAVDKLVQDAIDNPDPGRALVTVPWQAPIGHAVSSGMLSIAKADGIRKGLGNIDTAITAEKLGEALELLLHEAEALNADQLFKRARRLRDRLNEASIAAGEKAARDQRYWRVWRQRDGMVRSSALLAPEEGEFVLSAYETATSPRRTGVRFVDPEQASWADALLKDPRTLDQIAADALVQMLRLAGEAESADPRDYQLGQGHPKGRLAARVFGGRRPAVRVMVTQKTLTDGSGFGQLEGNPASISWESIDRNLCDTGTVGVMFSDDGQCVNVGRDSRLFTLRQRLGLAVRDGGCRWPDCTRPASWTEAHHINHWKAHNGKTDIADGISLCKFHHLLLHNNGWQIFCNGGQYWLRPPPDVDGQQRRIAMPSKNALILNEYGSNDDTSPPVGASRTG